The Neorhizobium sp. NCHU2750 genome has a window encoding:
- a CDS encoding ABC transporter ATP-binding protein — translation MTFLSIRNVAKHYQDFVAVHDTNIEVGEAEFISLLGPSGCGKTTTLQMIAGFIQPTRGQILLQGRDLTALDAHRRGLGVVFQSYALFPHMTAEENVSFGLELRKVPAAERRKKVADALELVGLGAFGTRYPRQMSGGQQQRVALARALVINPPLLLLDEPLSNLDAKLREDMQTELRRIQRSLGTTTILVTHDQGEAMALSDRIVVMDHGRVEQIGRPEDVYDRPATEFVARFLGRTIALKGEIIAGSSGTSLKLGELMLPWSGSRTAGPVTLNVRPERMLIADHGLPGRVTRRCFQGAFWLCTIETEVGEVEIIHPNAGTPCPREGELLHLAIDPRDLSALSEKSAKTAPDGANS, via the coding sequence ATGACATTTCTGAGCATTCGTAACGTCGCCAAACACTATCAGGACTTCGTGGCCGTTCACGACACCAATATCGAGGTCGGAGAGGCGGAATTCATTTCGCTTCTCGGTCCTTCGGGCTGCGGCAAGACCACGACGCTGCAGATGATTGCAGGCTTCATCCAGCCTACGCGTGGCCAGATCCTTCTTCAGGGACGCGACCTCACGGCTCTCGATGCCCATCGCCGCGGCCTCGGCGTGGTCTTCCAGTCCTATGCCCTGTTTCCACATATGACCGCCGAGGAAAATGTCTCCTTCGGTCTGGAACTGCGCAAGGTACCGGCCGCAGAGCGCCGCAAGAAGGTTGCGGACGCTCTGGAACTGGTCGGGCTTGGCGCATTCGGCACCCGCTATCCGCGCCAGATGTCGGGCGGTCAGCAGCAGCGCGTGGCACTCGCCCGCGCACTGGTCATCAACCCGCCGCTTCTCCTTCTCGACGAACCGCTTTCCAATCTCGACGCAAAGCTGCGTGAAGACATGCAGACCGAGCTGCGGCGTATTCAGCGCAGTCTCGGCACGACGACCATTCTCGTCACCCACGACCAGGGTGAGGCGATGGCGCTGTCTGACCGGATCGTCGTGATGGATCACGGACGGGTGGAACAGATCGGCCGGCCCGAGGACGTCTATGACCGGCCGGCAACGGAATTTGTCGCACGCTTCCTGGGTCGCACCATTGCACTGAAAGGCGAGATCATTGCCGGCAGCAGCGGCACGAGCCTGAAGCTTGGAGAACTGATGCTGCCCTGGTCAGGTAGCCGTACTGCTGGACCCGTCACGCTCAATGTACGCCCGGAAAGGATGCTGATTGCCGACCACGGCCTTCCCGGCCGGGTGACGCGGCGCTGCTTTCAGGGTGCCTTCTGGCTCTGCACGATCGAAACGGAAGTCGGCGAAGTCGAAATCATTCATCCCAATGCCGGCACGCCATGCCCGCGCGAAGGAGAATTGCTGCATCTGGCAATCGATCCGCGCGATCTCTCCGCGCTGAGCGAGAAGTCGGCAAAGACTGCACCGGACGGAGCGAACTCATGA
- a CDS encoding ABC transporter permease — MISSPPNTQGAWLWVGPAALLFLGVVMAPLVMTFLLTFYSWDGTAGIVPGFSFKNWVSVLSDSYYLDIFGRTFWYAAAATAMTLVIGLPEAIIVNQMSAKWRRFCLLVILGPLLVSVVARTLGWTLLFGGANGVVNKALMGLGLISGPIPFMFTPWGTIISLAHVLMPFMVLSVSAALQRLNPQIADAAASLGAAPWTVMRRVILPQIMPGILSGAIMVFAMAASSFATPAIIGGRRLKVVSTAIYDEFTNTLNWPLGAVIAVILLCALTAIIVGSNSLIEKRFPEAFR, encoded by the coding sequence ATGATCTCCTCCCCGCCCAATACGCAAGGCGCCTGGCTTTGGGTCGGACCGGCAGCCCTCCTGTTCCTGGGAGTGGTCATGGCGCCCTTGGTGATGACGTTCCTTTTGACCTTCTACAGCTGGGACGGAACGGCAGGCATCGTCCCAGGCTTCTCCTTCAAAAACTGGGTCTCTGTCCTGAGCGACAGCTATTACCTCGACATCTTCGGCCGCACATTCTGGTATGCGGCTGCGGCAACCGCCATGACGTTGGTGATCGGGCTGCCCGAGGCGATCATCGTCAACCAGATGAGTGCCAAATGGCGGCGATTTTGCCTGCTGGTGATCCTCGGACCATTGCTGGTATCCGTGGTGGCACGCACGCTCGGCTGGACCTTGCTGTTCGGCGGTGCCAACGGCGTGGTCAACAAGGCGCTGATGGGACTGGGGCTGATTTCCGGTCCGATCCCCTTCATGTTCACGCCATGGGGAACGATCATATCGCTCGCCCATGTGCTGATGCCGTTCATGGTTCTCTCGGTGTCTGCCGCCCTCCAGCGATTGAACCCGCAGATCGCCGATGCCGCGGCTTCGCTCGGCGCAGCACCCTGGACGGTGATGCGGCGGGTCATCCTGCCGCAGATCATGCCGGGCATACTCTCCGGTGCGATCATGGTCTTTGCGATGGCGGCAAGCTCGTTTGCCACGCCCGCCATCATCGGCGGACGCCGTCTCAAGGTTGTTTCGACGGCGATCTATGACGAATTCACCAACACGCTCAACTGGCCGCTCGGCGCCGTTATCGCCGTGATCCTTCTCTGCGCGCTGACGGCCATCATCGTCGGTTCCAACAGCCTGATCGAAAAACGCTTTCCGGAGGCTTTCCGATGA
- a CDS encoding ABC transporter permease, whose translation MTRKNSWLAIAFHLCFVTFMLAPIVVVCVVAFTPEAYLSFPTTSFSLRWFREIGNYPEFMRAARTSLFLGTISSTVVMLFAVPAALGIARYRFIGRDTLTSIFMSPLMIPQVVLGVAFLRFFNQIGLAGTTVGLVLAHMIIVFPFAMRLTLASVNGLDSRVEHAAVSLGATKFQVLRRVVLPLILPGMISGWMLSFIQSFDEVTMTFFIATPGTETLPVRMFAYIQDSVDPLITSVSACVIAVTIVALVVVDKFFRLDRILLGGSDR comes from the coding sequence ATGACGCGCAAGAACAGTTGGCTCGCAATCGCCTTCCATCTCTGCTTCGTGACTTTCATGCTCGCTCCCATCGTGGTGGTCTGCGTCGTCGCCTTCACGCCGGAGGCCTATCTCAGCTTCCCCACGACGAGCTTCTCGCTGCGCTGGTTCCGCGAGATCGGCAACTACCCGGAATTCATGAGGGCGGCCCGCACGAGCCTGTTTCTCGGTACGATCTCTTCGACCGTGGTGATGCTTTTTGCCGTGCCGGCAGCACTCGGCATCGCCCGCTACCGGTTCATCGGCCGGGATACGCTGACCTCGATCTTCATGTCTCCGCTGATGATCCCGCAGGTCGTCCTCGGCGTCGCCTTCCTGCGGTTCTTCAATCAGATCGGCCTCGCGGGAACAACGGTCGGCCTCGTCCTGGCGCACATGATCATCGTCTTCCCCTTCGCCATGCGTCTGACGCTCGCCTCCGTCAACGGGCTCGACTCACGGGTGGAACATGCGGCGGTTTCACTTGGCGCGACCAAGTTCCAGGTTCTCCGCCGGGTCGTCCTGCCGCTCATCCTTCCGGGGATGATTTCCGGCTGGATGCTCTCCTTCATTCAATCCTTCGACGAAGTGACGATGACCTTCTTCATTGCCACTCCGGGAACCGAAACGCTGCCGGTGCGGATGTTCGCCTACATCCAGGACAGCGTCGATCCGCTGATCACCTCGGTTTCAGCCTGCGTGATCGCTGTGACGATCGTCGCATTGGTGGTCGTCGACAAGTTTTTCCGCCTCGACCGCATCCTTCTTGGCGGCTCCGACCGCTAG
- a CDS encoding LLM class flavin-dependent oxidoreductase: MTSSRKMKLGLSLRYLGYHSAAWRLPGVPADGATQFQFFLKSAKQAEAAKFDTIFFADGLAVRGSDNPKGVLARDMKNVELEPLTLLSAIASHTSHIGLVATASTSYNAPYHVARKYASLDHISGGRTGWNVVTSWSEQEAWNFNRDEHLGYDERYEMAHEFVDVVTGLWDSWDEDAFLRNKESGLFYDESKLHVLDHVGKYFKVRGPLTSARSPQGRPIIYQAGASEAGRELGARVADVLYSNALTLDSAQEYYLDMKNRAAAHGRDPSQLLVMPGITIYTGRTKAEAQAQFDQLQELIDPLIGLGILGQYFGDLSDHDLDGPVPAPNNPKIRSMAENLYNEAQAKNLTIRQLYQLAASANSQRHIIGTAEEVVDSMQEWFENDAADGFNICPPAMPVSLDSFLELILPELRKRNLVRTEYDGGTLRQNLGLAEPAQGDVRSRSYAVS, translated from the coding sequence ATGACTTCATCTCGCAAGATGAAACTCGGCCTTTCGCTGCGTTATCTCGGCTATCATAGTGCGGCATGGCGGCTGCCCGGCGTTCCCGCGGACGGCGCAACCCAGTTCCAGTTTTTCCTCAAGAGCGCAAAGCAGGCGGAAGCCGCCAAGTTCGACACGATCTTCTTCGCCGACGGCCTGGCTGTGCGGGGATCGGACAATCCCAAGGGCGTCCTCGCGCGCGACATGAAGAATGTGGAGCTTGAGCCGCTGACGCTGCTGTCGGCGATTGCAAGTCACACCAGCCATATCGGCCTCGTGGCAACGGCTTCCACCAGCTACAACGCGCCCTATCACGTTGCACGAAAATACGCCTCGCTGGATCATATTTCAGGCGGCCGGACCGGATGGAACGTCGTCACCTCCTGGTCGGAGCAGGAAGCCTGGAATTTTAATCGCGACGAACATCTGGGCTATGACGAGCGCTATGAGATGGCCCATGAATTCGTTGACGTCGTGACCGGCCTTTGGGACAGCTGGGACGAGGACGCGTTTCTGCGCAACAAGGAAAGCGGCCTCTTCTACGACGAATCGAAGCTTCATGTGCTTGATCACGTCGGAAAGTATTTCAAGGTTCGCGGACCGCTGACCTCGGCCCGCAGCCCGCAGGGGCGCCCGATCATCTACCAGGCCGGAGCATCCGAAGCCGGGCGAGAACTTGGCGCGCGCGTAGCCGACGTTCTTTATTCCAACGCGCTGACGCTCGACAGCGCGCAGGAATATTATCTCGACATGAAGAACCGCGCGGCCGCCCACGGTCGCGATCCCAGCCAGTTGCTGGTGATGCCCGGTATCACCATCTATACCGGCCGCACCAAGGCAGAAGCGCAGGCGCAGTTCGACCAGCTTCAGGAACTCATCGATCCGCTGATCGGCCTCGGCATTCTCGGGCAGTATTTCGGCGATTTGAGCGACCACGATCTCGATGGTCCAGTCCCTGCGCCGAACAATCCCAAAATCCGCTCCATGGCAGAAAACCTCTACAACGAGGCGCAGGCGAAAAACCTGACCATTCGCCAGCTCTACCAGCTCGCGGCAAGCGCAAACTCGCAGCGCCACATCATCGGCACCGCCGAGGAAGTCGTCGACAGCATGCAGGAATGGTTCGAGAACGACGCCGCCGACGGTTTCAACATCTGCCCGCCGGCAATGCCCGTCAGCCTAGACAGCTTCCTGGAGCTGATCCTGCCGGAACTGCGCAAGCGCAACCTCGTCCGCACGGAATATGATGGCGGCACGCTTCGCCAAAACCTCGGCCTGGCAGAGCCTGCACAGGGCGATGTCCGTTCGCGAAGCTACGCCGTGAGCTGA
- a CDS encoding flavin reductase family protein, giving the protein MEKISPNADAPKVLRQLYSCFPTGVTALCALRDGKPLGLALSSFTSISIDPPLVSVSLQSTSATWASFEGIETFGLSVLGEDQEHACRQLSQKTGDRFAGLDWTASESGAIFIDGSVAWLECSLHHRLVAGDHEIAILRVEAAKADPCQAPLVFHASRFRRLVPSETASI; this is encoded by the coding sequence TTGGAAAAAATCTCCCCGAACGCCGACGCACCGAAAGTCCTCAGGCAGCTCTATTCCTGTTTTCCGACGGGCGTTACCGCGCTCTGCGCCCTGCGCGACGGCAAGCCACTGGGTCTTGCGCTCAGTTCGTTCACATCGATTTCGATCGACCCGCCGCTGGTCTCTGTGTCGCTGCAATCCACCTCGGCAACCTGGGCTTCGTTCGAAGGAATTGAGACCTTCGGTCTGAGCGTCCTCGGCGAAGATCAGGAGCACGCCTGTCGGCAGCTGTCGCAGAAAACCGGCGATCGCTTTGCCGGCCTCGACTGGACGGCATCCGAATCGGGAGCCATCTTCATCGACGGATCGGTGGCCTGGCTCGAGTGCAGCCTGCATCATCGGCTGGTCGCCGGTGATCACGAGATTGCAATCCTGCGGGTCGAAGCGGCGAAGGCCGATCCCTGCCAGGCTCCACTGGTTTTCCATGCCAGCCGTTTTCGCCGGCTCGTACCGAGCGAAACCGCCTCGATCTGA
- a CDS encoding 3-deoxy-manno-octulosonate cytidylyltransferase, whose product MLVPPSVSGLREQSEWSDFFSRYSHIVLVANSDQIRIDDLQSTYPDTALFVFFNKVYKVLDKPFSGRALLISRGQPKGANIVYRNEVAEVLRLFSQDNFLGVLNMRLSETERLNESSDYLDAPTGHLDLVGYCNEFYPEGKLPTSGFAIALWLAEQKIQPQIILAGFTGQRSDKWRVVSAHDWTFEQVFLKLLARQGNIVFHGSMAKNSYETLLQRFPEFPVSAISSTIADVLSARQNATEAQVDKLISLTNVLRSFDNFLRGLRPGFLRKKKK is encoded by the coding sequence ATGCTCGTACCGCCCAGTGTCTCCGGCCTTCGTGAACAAAGCGAATGGTCTGACTTCTTCTCCCGCTATTCGCATATCGTTCTGGTCGCAAACAGCGACCAGATAAGGATCGATGACCTCCAGTCGACCTATCCGGACACCGCCTTGTTCGTCTTCTTCAACAAGGTATACAAGGTTCTGGACAAGCCTTTTTCCGGCCGTGCCCTGTTGATCTCGAGGGGGCAGCCCAAGGGTGCCAACATCGTTTATCGCAACGAGGTTGCGGAGGTTCTGCGGCTTTTCTCGCAGGACAATTTCCTGGGCGTGCTCAACATGCGGCTGAGTGAGACCGAAAGGCTCAATGAAAGTTCCGACTATCTCGATGCGCCGACCGGCCATCTGGATCTGGTGGGCTATTGCAACGAGTTCTACCCGGAAGGAAAACTGCCGACGAGCGGCTTTGCGATTGCCCTCTGGCTTGCGGAACAGAAGATCCAGCCTCAGATCATACTGGCCGGATTTACCGGTCAGCGCAGCGACAAATGGCGTGTCGTCTCGGCCCACGACTGGACGTTCGAGCAGGTATTCCTGAAGCTCCTTGCCAGGCAGGGCAATATCGTCTTTCACGGCTCGATGGCGAAGAACAGCTATGAGACGCTGCTGCAGCGTTTCCCCGAGTTTCCTGTGTCGGCCATATCCTCTACTATTGCCGATGTGTTGTCTGCGCGGCAGAATGCAACCGAAGCGCAGGTGGACAAGCTGATTTCGCTCACCAATGTCCTGCGCTCGTTCGACAACTTCCTGCGTGGGCTGAGGCCTGGGTTTCTAAGGAAGAAGAAAAAGTAA
- a CDS encoding membrane-anchored protein: protein MQQSQSKGIRAQLKDIKTGFYRKLKYRLLRPAPPPFNGRFSGPVVVVGSAPKSDKPVGLDETYTIFTVNGSQSVASKWGISVPDLTFMMFNQVEGTTTNAQEVRRVLSGTRTKSLYVLLWRRNEIDRLRNGLKAFDYNYDELTIVDRYQRMALLDKVAGLASLELDADSKCSNGMNAVLFALYHGAPAVIICGINPNSAGHIYNGVGLKRHHVDMDRLLIERLVRDGRPLFTADPDVSVRLGIPLWTGSLPS from the coding sequence TTGCAGCAGAGCCAATCCAAGGGCATCAGGGCGCAACTGAAAGATATCAAGACAGGGTTCTACAGGAAGCTGAAATACCGCCTCCTGCGGCCGGCGCCGCCACCGTTCAACGGCAGGTTCTCGGGACCAGTCGTCGTCGTCGGCTCGGCCCCGAAGTCTGACAAGCCCGTCGGCCTTGACGAAACCTATACGATCTTCACCGTCAACGGCTCCCAATCCGTGGCGTCGAAATGGGGTATTTCCGTCCCCGATCTCACCTTCATGATGTTCAATCAGGTTGAGGGAACGACGACCAATGCGCAGGAAGTCCGCCGGGTCCTGTCCGGCACGCGTACGAAATCGCTTTATGTGCTGCTTTGGCGCCGAAACGAGATCGACCGGCTGCGCAATGGCCTGAAAGCCTTCGACTACAACTATGATGAGCTGACGATCGTCGATCGCTATCAGCGAATGGCGCTTCTCGACAAGGTGGCGGGCCTCGCCTCACTCGAACTCGATGCCGACTCCAAGTGCTCGAATGGCATGAATGCCGTTCTTTTCGCGCTCTATCATGGTGCCCCGGCGGTCATCATCTGCGGGATAAATCCGAATTCGGCAGGCCATATCTATAATGGCGTCGGCTTGAAACGGCATCATGTCGACATGGACCGTCTGCTCATCGAGAGGCTTGTCCGAGACGGACGACCGCTGTTTACCGCCGATCCCGACGTCTCAGTGCGCCTTGGTATTCCGCTATGGACGGGATCGCTCCCGTCCTGA
- a CDS encoding glycosyltransferase yields the protein MMNDAHVFIGFDSKEVAAYHVFCQSILEKSSMPVTFTPINLANLGGIFTRERNSLQSTEFSFSRFLVPYMSGYEGWSLFADCDMIMRSDIAKLWELRDDRYAAMCVKHNYVPKVETKFLGQVQTKYEKKNWSSVILFNNAKCRKLDLDYVNSASGLELHQFKWLESEDLIGELPQSWNWLVNEYEYSPDADLVHFTDGGPYFDEYKNDDYADEWFATRDRMLHVTQRTG from the coding sequence ATGATGAACGACGCACATGTTTTCATCGGATTCGACAGCAAGGAAGTGGCTGCCTACCACGTGTTCTGCCAGAGTATTCTGGAAAAGAGCTCGATGCCGGTGACGTTCACGCCGATCAACCTCGCAAACCTTGGAGGCATCTTCACGCGCGAGCGCAACTCGCTCCAGTCGACCGAGTTTTCCTTCTCCCGGTTCCTCGTGCCCTATATGAGCGGGTATGAGGGCTGGTCTCTGTTTGCCGATTGCGACATGATCATGCGCAGCGATATCGCCAAGCTGTGGGAACTGCGCGACGATCGCTATGCCGCCATGTGCGTCAAGCACAATTACGTACCGAAGGTCGAGACCAAATTTCTTGGCCAGGTGCAGACCAAGTACGAGAAAAAGAACTGGTCGAGCGTCATCCTGTTCAACAACGCCAAATGCCGCAAACTTGATCTCGATTACGTCAATTCGGCCTCCGGTCTGGAATTGCACCAGTTCAAGTGGCTGGAATCCGAGGATCTGATCGGCGAGCTGCCGCAGAGCTGGAATTGGCTGGTCAACGAATACGAATATTCTCCCGATGCCGACCTGGTGCATTTCACCGATGGCGGACCGTATTTCGACGAATACAAGAACGATGACTATGCCGACGAATGGTTTGCCACCCGTGATCGCATGCTGCACGTCACCCAGCGTACCGGCTGA
- a CDS encoding acyltransferase family protein, producing MAGTHLDYRPDLDGLRAYAVIPVLFFHAGIAAFSGGFVGVDIFFVLSGFFMAKIILRDLDRGQFNFLDFYVRRMRRIFPALFAMITVTSVVATIVLMPREFEYFASSVRAAVLFIANVRFYNESGYFDIASEMKPLLHTWSLSVEEQFYVGFPLVLFLVHRFARTWLVPLLAIVILISLGASSWVIYENPEKAFYLLPFRIWELLLGALVAALPRSEKARAADPFLGSAGLIAILASIFLYRADMPFPGFSALLPCLGAAALIAANSRSGPVAVILTNRPTVFLGKISYSLYLWHWPIIVLIQYRTETALTPGLQALVVALSVVVGFLSWKYIEQPVRFGRLRSASRTVLIGSSAGFVAIACVFTTIVKDDDGVPGRLPAEAARLYRATYDHSPYDIPKCFADSNGKGLSPDQINSNQLCDIGVPGGKPAFLLWGDSHAAAIAPALDLAAKKLGITGKFVGRGSCPPLPDTQFGSAENVERCVEHTKAVMALIEREHYPLVFMAAYWPKYVHRSELPQQGVFFDPRVPPDLSDWSKPIVSGLTNVIATLKKQGSQPVLIMDVPEAGYRVPEALARAYMTGNSLEIAPDLAYTQKRQALARDVLSRVADKTGSWIVDPMGTLCDAQHCRVMEGKTVLYKDGDHLAAGSAPTLAPLFESVLSTR from the coding sequence TTGGCAGGCACTCATCTGGACTATCGACCCGACCTTGATGGCTTGAGGGCCTATGCCGTAATTCCCGTCCTGTTTTTCCATGCTGGTATAGCCGCCTTTTCCGGTGGCTTTGTCGGCGTCGACATTTTCTTCGTCCTGTCCGGCTTCTTCATGGCGAAGATTATCCTGCGCGACCTTGATCGGGGACAGTTCAATTTTCTCGATTTCTATGTCCGGCGCATGCGCAGGATCTTTCCCGCACTATTTGCGATGATCACGGTGACATCGGTCGTTGCCACAATCGTGCTGATGCCGCGGGAGTTCGAATATTTCGCATCGAGCGTTAGGGCGGCCGTTCTTTTCATCGCCAATGTGCGGTTTTACAACGAAAGCGGCTATTTCGATATCGCTTCAGAGATGAAGCCGCTTTTGCACACATGGTCACTGTCCGTTGAAGAACAGTTCTATGTCGGCTTCCCGCTTGTACTCTTCCTCGTCCATCGGTTTGCCCGTACCTGGCTAGTTCCCCTGCTTGCTATCGTCATCCTCATTTCACTTGGCGCAAGCTCCTGGGTAATCTACGAGAACCCGGAGAAAGCCTTTTATCTTTTGCCTTTCCGGATATGGGAACTCCTGCTCGGCGCTCTCGTTGCAGCTCTTCCAAGGTCCGAAAAGGCACGGGCAGCCGACCCGTTTCTCGGATCTGCCGGCCTGATCGCGATCCTCGCATCGATCTTCCTCTATCGAGCGGACATGCCATTCCCCGGTTTCAGCGCTCTTCTGCCCTGCCTCGGCGCGGCCGCGTTGATTGCCGCAAACAGCCGCTCGGGACCGGTCGCTGTGATCCTGACCAACAGGCCTACCGTTTTTCTCGGGAAGATCTCTTATTCCCTTTATCTCTGGCACTGGCCGATTATTGTCCTCATCCAGTATCGCACCGAGACGGCACTTACCCCCGGCTTGCAGGCGCTCGTCGTCGCCCTGTCTGTCGTCGTCGGCTTCCTCTCCTGGAAATATATCGAGCAGCCAGTGCGTTTCGGCCGGCTCCGCTCGGCCTCTCGCACCGTGCTTATCGGCTCCAGCGCCGGCTTTGTTGCTATTGCCTGTGTCTTCACAACCATCGTCAAGGACGACGACGGCGTGCCCGGCAGATTGCCGGCAGAGGCTGCCCGGCTCTATCGCGCGACTTACGACCATAGCCCCTACGATATCCCGAAATGTTTCGCCGACAGCAACGGCAAGGGACTTTCGCCCGACCAGATCAACAGCAATCAACTTTGCGATATCGGTGTGCCAGGCGGTAAGCCGGCCTTCCTGCTATGGGGCGATTCTCACGCGGCAGCGATTGCGCCCGCACTCGACCTGGCTGCGAAGAAACTCGGAATCACCGGAAAATTCGTCGGGCGCGGATCATGTCCGCCGCTGCCCGATACGCAGTTCGGTTCTGCCGAGAACGTCGAGCGGTGCGTGGAGCATACGAAGGCGGTCATGGCTCTCATCGAGCGCGAGCATTATCCTCTGGTATTCATGGCCGCCTACTGGCCAAAATACGTTCATCGCAGCGAGCTGCCGCAGCAGGGCGTCTTTTTCGACCCCCGCGTCCCGCCGGATCTCAGCGATTGGTCGAAGCCGATCGTATCGGGCCTGACCAATGTCATCGCCACGCTCAAAAAGCAGGGAAGCCAGCCAGTGCTGATCATGGATGTGCCGGAAGCAGGCTACCGCGTGCCCGAAGCACTGGCCCGCGCCTATATGACAGGGAACTCGCTGGAGATTGCGCCCGATCTTGCCTATACGCAAAAACGACAGGCGCTGGCCCGCGACGTTCTTTCCAGAGTTGCCGATAAGACGGGATCCTGGATCGTCGACCCGATGGGAACATTGTGTGATGCCCAACACTGCCGGGTGATGGAAGGAAAGACGGTGCTCTACAAGGATGGCGATCATCTCGCAGCCGGCAGTGCACCGACTTTGGCGCCGTTGTTTGAAAGCGTGCTGAGCACGAGGTGA
- the ltaE gene encoding low-specificity L-threonine aldolase yields MAFKDDFRSDTVTRPEADMRGVMAAAEVGDAVYDDCPSTHRLETAAAERLGKEAALFFPTGTQSNLAGLMAHCGRGDEYIVGQMAHTYRNEGGGAAVLGSIQPQPIANEADGSIALPAIEAAIKPDDFHYARTRLLALENTFNGLVLSQTYLADASALARRRGLAVHLDGARLFNAAVASNCSADAIAGHFDTVSICLSKGLGAPVGSLLVGPRDLVERARRIRKMLGGGMRQTGVLAAAGLYALDHNVSRLREDHARAIRLSEILSAYPELGAGAARTNMVFMSPQGIDIATFIAFMAERGIGIGGGYGTIRWVTHLDVDDASIERVAAACASFFESRTVARAS; encoded by the coding sequence ATGGCATTCAAGGACGATTTCCGATCCGACACAGTCACGCGTCCCGAAGCGGACATGCGCGGCGTCATGGCTGCGGCGGAGGTGGGCGATGCGGTCTATGACGATTGCCCCTCCACCCATCGTCTGGAAACCGCTGCTGCCGAGCGCTTGGGCAAAGAAGCCGCGCTGTTCTTTCCGACAGGCACACAGTCCAATCTGGCCGGGCTGATGGCCCATTGCGGTCGCGGTGACGAATATATCGTCGGCCAGATGGCGCATACCTATCGCAACGAGGGAGGCGGTGCCGCGGTTCTGGGCTCGATCCAGCCGCAGCCGATTGCCAACGAAGCGGATGGATCGATCGCTTTGCCCGCCATTGAGGCCGCGATCAAGCCGGACGACTTCCATTATGCCCGCACGCGTCTTCTGGCACTGGAGAACACGTTCAACGGACTGGTTCTCTCCCAAACATATTTGGCAGACGCATCTGCGCTGGCACGCCGGCGCGGCCTTGCCGTCCATCTGGACGGCGCTCGCCTGTTCAATGCGGCGGTTGCGTCAAACTGCAGTGCTGACGCGATTGCCGGCCATTTCGATACGGTCTCGATCTGCCTGTCCAAGGGACTTGGTGCCCCGGTAGGCTCACTTCTCGTCGGGCCTCGGGATCTTGTCGAGCGAGCACGGCGGATCCGCAAGATGCTCGGAGGCGGCATGCGTCAGACCGGTGTTCTTGCCGCGGCGGGGCTTTATGCGCTCGACCACAATGTCTCCCGGCTGCGGGAGGATCATGCAAGAGCGATACGCTTGTCGGAGATCCTGTCCGCCTATCCGGAACTCGGCGCGGGGGCGGCACGCACCAATATGGTCTTCATGTCACCGCAGGGCATCGATATCGCGACCTTCATCGCCTTCATGGCAGAGCGCGGGATCGGCATCGGCGGCGGCTATGGGACAATTCGATGGGTGACACATCTGGATGTCGATGACGCATCAATCGAACGGGTTGCTGCGGCATGTGCCAGCTTTTTCGAAAGCCGGACGGTGGCACGGGCTTCGTAA